A single Acidobacteriota bacterium DNA region contains:
- a CDS encoding glycine C-acetyltransferase yields MYGKMKDFLAEELRKLEEQKLYKHERVIESPQGAEIVVKGRKCLNFCANNYLGLSSHPELIKAAHEGIDHRGYGLSSVRFICGTQDIHKTLERKVSDFLGLDDTILFSSCFDANGAVFEPLLGEQDAIISDALNHASIIDGVRLCKAQRWAYKHSDMRDVEELDAATGKMAKGLERCLKEADEKGCRFKMIATDGAFSMDGDVASLKDICDLADRYDALVMVDDSHASGFMGKTGRGTHEHNGVMGRVDVITTTFGKALGGASGGCISGRKEIIDWMRNKARPYLFSNTVAPSVVMATIKVMDMLSSTTELRDKLERNTLYFREKMTAAGFDIIPGVHPITPIMFGKYPDCSKLAVDFANRMLDEGIYVIAFSFPVVPRGKDRIRVQISAAHDMHHLDHAIAAFTKVGRDLNMIP; encoded by the coding sequence ATGTACGGAAAAATGAAGGATTTTCTCGCCGAGGAACTCCGCAAACTGGAAGAGCAGAAACTCTACAAGCACGAGCGGGTCATCGAGAGCCCCCAGGGCGCCGAAATCGTCGTCAAGGGGCGCAAGTGCCTGAACTTCTGCGCCAACAACTACCTGGGCCTCTCCTCCCACCCCGAGCTGATCAAGGCCGCCCACGAGGGGATCGACCACCGCGGCTACGGCCTCTCCTCCGTCCGCTTCATCTGCGGCACCCAGGACATCCACAAGACCCTGGAACGCAAGGTGTCGGACTTCCTCGGCCTGGACGACACCATCCTCTTCTCCTCCTGCTTCGACGCCAACGGGGCCGTCTTCGAACCGCTCCTGGGCGAGCAGGACGCCATCATCAGCGACGCCCTCAACCACGCCTCCATCATCGACGGCGTCCGCCTCTGCAAGGCGCAGCGCTGGGCTTACAAACACAGTGACATGCGGGACGTGGAGGAACTCGACGCCGCCACGGGCAAGATGGCCAAGGGGCTCGAACGCTGCCTGAAGGAAGCGGACGAGAAAGGCTGCCGCTTCAAGATGATCGCCACCGACGGCGCCTTTTCCATGGACGGCGACGTGGCCAGTCTCAAGGACATCTGCGACCTGGCCGACCGCTACGACGCCCTGGTCATGGTGGACGACTCCCACGCCAGCGGCTTCATGGGGAAGACCGGCCGGGGCACCCATGAGCACAACGGGGTGATGGGCCGGGTGGACGTCATCACCACCACCTTCGGCAAGGCGCTCGGCGGGGCGTCCGGCGGCTGCATCTCCGGCCGGAAGGAGATCATCGACTGGATGCGCAACAAGGCGCGCCCGTACCTCTTCTCCAACACCGTGGCCCCGTCCGTGGTCATGGCCACCATCAAGGTGATGGACATGCTCTCCTCCACCACCGAACTCCGGGACAAGCTGGAACGTAACACCCTCTATTTCCGAGAAAAGATGACGGCCGCCGGCTTCGATATCATCCCCGGCGTCCACCCCATCACCCCCATCATGTTCGGCAAGTACCCCGACTGCTCCAAGCTGGCCGTCGACTTCGCCAACCGGATGCTGGACGAGGGCATCTACGTCATCGCCTTCAGCTTCCCGGTGGTCCCCCGCGGCAAGGACCGCATCCGCGTCCAGATTTCCGCGGCACACGACATGCACCACCTGGATCACGCCATCGCGGCTTTCACCAAGGTCGGCCGCGACCTCAACATGATCCCCTGA